The genomic interval AAGAATCGAAAGAAGGCACATCTTCTGACGAGGATCGTCGTAATAAAGAATAATCATTTGCATTAGCAGATGCTTGAATCCGCGGTTCCGCGTAAACGGGGCCGCGGATTTTTTGACTGATTGGCGTGTAGACGAAAGGCGTCTGAGCGGCTGGATTTGAGGTCGCATTTCCTGAATATCAGTTCATTTCCCGGGAAATTGAGGTCACATCCGGCGAAACTGGGATCACATTTGTTTTAGCGGGCTCTGGGCGAGTTTTTGGGGTCGCATTAGCGGATTTTCAGGTGGGATTCGAATAATCTTAGGTCATATCCGGACAATGTCAGATCACATTCCGGCGGCAGGTCCCCGCTCTACATGCCTGTCAGAGCTAAACGCCTCCCTCCGCTTTTCTAAATATGGTAAAATGTTTGCAGTGTGTATTCTAATAAGGCGTGGTGAATAATAGATGTTATTTGTATTGGATGTTGGGAACACCAACACGGTATTAGGGGTTTATGAAGGAGAGGAGCTTCGCTATCACTGGCGGGTTGAGACGAATCGTCATAAAACTGAGGATGAGTATGGCATGCTTGTGAAAAATCTGTTTGAGCATGTCGGACTTACTTTTTCGGATTTCGATGGTATTATTATTTCTTCTGTTGTGCCGCCGGTGATGTTTCCGCTTGAGCGGATGAGCCAGAAGTATTTTCATCTGAAGCCGCTCGTTGTAGGACCGGGGATGAAGACTGGTTTGAATATTAAATACGATAACCCGAAAGAAGTCGGTGCGGACCGGATTGTGAATGCAGTAGCTGGTATTAAAGAGCACGGCGGGTCGCTGATCATCGTTGATTTCGGTACGGCTACAACGTATTGCTATATTAATAAAAACCGCCAGTATATGGGTGGCGTGATTGCGCCAGGGATTGGCATTTCAACAGAAGCGCTGTATTCGAAAGCAGCAAAGCTTCCGAGAATTGAGATCGCGCGTCCTGAAACAGTTGTTGGGAAAAGTACAGTTTCTGCGATGCAGGCCGGTATTGTTTACGGCTACGTGGGGCAGGTTGAAGGTATCGTGTCACGTATGAAAAAAGAAGCCGGTGAACCGGTTACTGTGATTGCTACAGGCGGTCTTGCTTCACTTATTGCCAAGGAATCAGATATTATAGATGTTGTTGATCCGTTTTTGACTTTAAAGGGACTTCAGTTAATATACAAACGCAACGCCGAATGAAAGGAGATTTTACAATGAAAGATTATATGATACGCGCACTTGCTTATAATGATCAGGTACGTGCATATGCTGTAAATACAACTGCTGCTGTACAGGAAGCGCAGGACCGCCACTATACATGGCCGACTGCTTCTGCTGCACTCGGCAGAGCAATGACTGCAGGAGTTATGATGGGCGCAATGCTGAAGGGTGACAACCAGTTAACTGTAAAAGTTGAAGGAAACGGCCCGCTCGGCATGATTTTAGTCGACAGTAATGCTAAGGGTGAA from Jeotgalibacillus haloalkalitolerans carries:
- a CDS encoding type III pantothenate kinase; the protein is MLFVLDVGNTNTVLGVYEGEELRYHWRVETNRHKTEDEYGMLVKNLFEHVGLTFSDFDGIIISSVVPPVMFPLERMSQKYFHLKPLVVGPGMKTGLNIKYDNPKEVGADRIVNAVAGIKEHGGSLIIVDFGTATTYCYINKNRQYMGGVIAPGIGISTEALYSKAAKLPRIEIARPETVVGKSTVSAMQAGIVYGYVGQVEGIVSRMKKEAGEPVTVIATGGLASLIAKESDIIDVVDPFLTLKGLQLIYKRNAE